One window of the Leptotrichia massiliensis genome contains the following:
- a CDS encoding DUF3290 family protein, translated as MEFYNFIYLENKKIITDKFFLIMIILVIAFVLFAFWKWFKGSISLRDKQLSMLGLMFIFLFGLYHFENYRARNNQEKVYKNSASVIKKLAEKFKVREDEIFINTPEITEHTVYKIRDKFYQIHWVDNNILVEQMTVPYVDEIKTF; from the coding sequence ATGGAATTTTATAATTTTATTTATTTGGAGAACAAAAAAATTATAACTGATAAATTTTTTCTTATTATGATTATTTTAGTAATTGCATTTGTATTATTTGCATTTTGGAAATGGTTTAAGGGAAGCATTTCTTTAAGAGATAAGCAGCTTAGCATGCTTGGATTAATGTTTATTTTTCTGTTTGGCTTATATCATTTTGAAAATTATAGGGCTAGAAATAATCAGGAAAAAGTTTATAAAAATTCGGCAAGTGTTATTAAAAAATTAGCTGAAAAATTTAAAGTTAGAGAAGATGAGATTTTTATAAATACCCCCGAAATAACAGAACATACAGTTTATAAAATAAGGGATAAGTTTTATCAGATTCATTGGGTAGACAATAATATTCTGGTTGAACAAATGACAGTTCCTTATGTAGATGAAATTAAAACATTTTAA
- a CDS encoding DUF421 domain-containing protein: protein MDFIIPVAIKLTIGFIALVVFMNLNGRSQLAPTSTEDQIGNYVLGGIIGGVIYNPSITIVQFLIVLLIWGLLMTTIDFLKNSNKNVKKMIDGQIVYLIKGGKMLTENFAQATLSIPDFYTKLRTKGIFKVSEIEDAFMESNGQLIVIQKNDENYSNLLVSEGKIMEDNLVHIGKNDEWLKEELAKYNVLDINDIFLVEYSNDDKLFIVKK from the coding sequence TTGGATTTTATAATTCCTGTGGCGATAAAACTTACAATCGGATTTATTGCTTTAGTAGTATTTATGAATTTAAACGGACGAAGCCAGCTGGCACCAACTTCAACAGAAGATCAGATAGGTAACTATGTTCTTGGGGGAATTATTGGTGGTGTAATTTACAATCCGAGCATAACAATAGTTCAGTTTTTAATAGTACTGTTAATATGGGGACTGTTAATGACAACAATAGATTTTCTAAAAAATTCAAACAAAAATGTAAAAAAAATGATAGATGGACAAATTGTATACTTAATAAAAGGTGGAAAAATGCTAACAGAAAATTTTGCTCAGGCAACTCTTTCCATTCCTGATTTCTATACAAAATTAAGAACAAAAGGTATTTTCAAAGTATCAGAGATTGAAGATGCATTTATGGAATCAAATGGACAATTAATTGTTATACAGAAAAACGATGAAAATTATTCAAATTTATTAGTTTCCGAAGGTAAAATAATGGAAGATAACTTAGTGCATATTGGAAAAAATGATGAATGGCTTAAGGAAGAACTAGCAAAGTACAATGTTTTAGATATTAATGATATTTTCCTGGTGGAATACAGTAATGATGATAAACTTTTTATTGTGAAGAAATAA
- a CDS encoding saccharopine dehydrogenase family protein, with the protein MGKKALVIGAGGVSNVVCHKCAQNSEVFSSIMIASRTKAKCDEIKERIEKSKYAGRIEIQTAKVDANNVPELVALINEYKPDIIINVALPYQDLTIMDACLETKTDYLDTANYEPLDTAKFEYKWQWAYKEKFEKAGITAILGSGFDPGVTGVFSAYAQKHYFDEINYIDILDANAGDHGYPFATNFNPEINIREVTANGSYWEDGKWVETEPMEIKRVYNFPQIGEKDMYLLHHEELESLAVNIKGIKRIRFFMTFGQSYLTHLKVLENVGMTSIEPIEFEGKQIVPLQFLTAVLPDPASLGPRTKGKTNIGNIFRGKKDGVEKTYYVYNVCDHQECYKEVSSQAISYTTGVPAMIGAAMVLTGEWKKPGVFNVEEMNPDPFMDALNKFGLPWVEDFNPTLVD; encoded by the coding sequence ATGGGAAAAAAAGCATTAGTAATCGGAGCTGGAGGCGTATCAAATGTAGTGTGCCACAAATGTGCACAAAATTCAGAAGTATTTAGTTCAATCATGATAGCCAGCCGTACAAAGGCAAAATGTGATGAAATCAAGGAAAGAATTGAAAAAAGTAAATATGCTGGAAGAATTGAAATTCAAACTGCAAAGGTAGATGCAAATAATGTGCCTGAATTAGTGGCATTGATTAATGAGTATAAGCCTGATATTATAATAAATGTGGCTTTACCGTATCAAGATTTGACAATTATGGATGCCTGTCTTGAAACTAAGACTGATTATTTGGATACAGCAAATTACGAGCCTTTGGACACAGCCAAGTTTGAGTACAAATGGCAATGGGCTTATAAGGAAAAATTTGAAAAGGCTGGGATTACTGCTATTTTAGGAAGTGGATTTGATCCAGGAGTTACTGGAGTGTTTTCAGCGTATGCACAAAAGCATTATTTTGATGAAATAAATTACATTGATATTCTTGATGCAAATGCTGGAGATCATGGTTATCCATTTGCAACAAACTTTAATCCAGAAATTAATATTAGAGAAGTTACAGCTAATGGAAGTTACTGGGAAGATGGGAAATGGGTAGAAACAGAGCCAATGGAAATTAAAAGAGTGTATAATTTCCCGCAAATTGGTGAAAAAGATATGTACTTATTACACCACGAAGAATTAGAATCGCTTGCAGTAAATATTAAAGGAATTAAAAGAATTAGATTCTTTATGACTTTTGGGCAAAGTTACTTGACTCATCTAAAAGTGCTTGAAAATGTTGGGATGACTTCAATTGAGCCAATAGAATTTGAAGGAAAGCAAATTGTTCCGTTACAATTTTTGACAGCGGTATTGCCTGATCCAGCTTCACTTGGACCTAGAACAAAAGGTAAGACAAACATTGGAAATATTTTCAGAGGTAAAAAAGACGGTGTAGAAAAAACTTATTATGTATACAATGTATGTGATCACCAGGAATGTTACAAAGAAGTTAGCTCACAAGCGATTTCTTACACGACAGGAGTGCCTGCGATGATTGGAGCTGCAATGGTTCTTACTGGAGAATGGAAAAAACCAGGAGTATTCAATGTAGAAGAAATGAATCCAGATCCATTTATGGATGCGTTAAACAAGTTTGGATTGCCTTGGGTTGAAGATTTTAATCCAACGTTAGTTGACTAA
- a CDS encoding BMP family lipoprotein yields MKKIVTIFSVIFALMLVVACGNKPATGDQVKDGKTSADAANSKKAVAVVYSTGGKGDKSFNDATFRGLEKAQKELGITFKEYEPKDPSTEAKNALTQFAESGEFDLIIAVGYSMKDSLVAVAQTFPDQKFAIIDETVEGLPNVASILYKEHEGSFLVGALAAMMDKTGSVGFVGANESDLIKRFYAGYAQGAQYIKPDIKVLPVYIGGNNSFNDQASAKAKTETLIQQGADVIYHAAGASGLGVFQAVKEKNVYGIGVDSNQDNLYPGIILTSMMKYVDNTVFDIIKATMDGKFEAKVQTFGVKENGVGTTNFEFTKDKIGEENIKRLEQIKQDIKDGKIQVKPAL; encoded by the coding sequence ATGAAAAAGATTGTAACGATTTTTAGTGTGATTTTTGCACTAATGTTAGTTGTAGCTTGTGGAAATAAACCAGCTACTGGAGATCAAGTGAAAGATGGTAAAACATCTGCAGATGCAGCAAATTCTAAAAAAGCTGTTGCAGTAGTGTATTCTACAGGTGGTAAAGGAGATAAATCATTTAATGATGCAACTTTCAGAGGATTAGAAAAAGCTCAGAAGGAATTAGGAATAACTTTTAAAGAGTATGAACCAAAAGATCCTTCAACAGAAGCAAAAAATGCTTTGACTCAATTTGCTGAATCTGGAGAATTTGACTTGATTATTGCAGTTGGATATAGTATGAAAGATTCGTTAGTTGCAGTAGCTCAAACTTTCCCAGATCAAAAATTTGCAATAATTGATGAAACTGTAGAAGGTTTACCAAATGTTGCTTCTATTTTGTATAAAGAACATGAAGGATCATTCTTAGTAGGTGCATTAGCTGCAATGATGGATAAAACAGGAAGTGTTGGATTTGTTGGTGCAAATGAAAGTGATCTAATCAAGAGATTCTATGCAGGATATGCACAAGGTGCACAATATATAAAACCTGACATTAAAGTTTTACCTGTTTATATTGGAGGAAATAACTCATTTAATGATCAAGCATCAGCTAAAGCTAAAACTGAAACTTTAATTCAACAAGGTGCAGATGTTATTTATCATGCTGCTGGAGCAAGTGGATTAGGAGTTTTCCAAGCAGTTAAAGAAAAAAATGTTTATGGAATTGGAGTGGATTCTAACCAAGATAACTTATATCCAGGAATAATTTTGACATCTATGATGAAATATGTTGATAATACAGTATTTGATATTATAAAAGCTACTATGGATGGAAAATTTGAAGCAAAAGTTCAAACTTTTGGAGTTAAGGAAAATGGAGTAGGAACAACTAACTTTGAATTTACAAAAGATAAAATTGGAGAAGAAAACATCAAACGTCTTGAACAAATTAAACAAGACATTAAAGATGGTAAAATTCAAGTAAAACCTGCATTATAA
- a CDS encoding thymidine phosphorylase produces the protein MRAVDIIEKKRDNLKLSDIEIEFLLNEYLAGNVPDYQMSAFLMGVYFNDMTQEELLKFTMVMRDSGDVIKFDEIDKFLVDKHSTGGVGDKVTVILSPILSALGMGNVKLSGKGLGHTGGTIDKFESIQGFKFSATKEELVKIANKTGVGLMGYSDKIVPLDKKLYSLRDVTATVPSIPLIASSIMSKKLAIYSDVIILDVKVGDGAFMKDLEQAKKLAQRMIEIGKGAGRKVKVVLSNMDEPLGHAVGNANEIIEAIEFLKGNCAADVKEVVYTIAGLALKEKGELIELSEAKEKIDEVIKNGSALQILAEFIGESGGNKELINDYNLLPKANSVMEIFSENEGYVKKIKTEEIGKAAMIIGAGRAKKEDEVDHAVGINIFRKVGEKVSKNEKIAEIYYNDDKNVQDSKNMILDAYVITSEKVEEPKAILEIIE, from the coding sequence ATGAGAGCAGTTGATATAATTGAAAAAAAGCGTGATAATCTTAAATTATCTGATATAGAGATAGAATTTTTATTAAATGAATATTTGGCTGGAAATGTACCTGATTATCAAATGTCAGCATTTCTTATGGGAGTTTACTTTAATGATATGACACAGGAAGAGCTGTTAAAATTTACAATGGTAATGAGAGATTCTGGAGATGTTATAAAATTTGATGAAATAGATAAATTTCTTGTAGACAAGCATAGTACAGGAGGTGTGGGAGATAAAGTTACAGTAATACTTTCTCCTATTTTATCAGCACTTGGAATGGGAAATGTGAAACTATCTGGAAAAGGACTTGGACATACTGGAGGAACAATTGACAAGTTTGAATCAATTCAAGGATTTAAGTTTTCAGCAACAAAAGAAGAGCTTGTAAAAATTGCCAATAAAACGGGAGTTGGGCTGATGGGATATAGTGACAAAATTGTTCCTCTTGATAAAAAATTATATTCTTTGCGTGATGTAACTGCAACTGTACCAAGTATTCCATTAATTGCAAGTAGTATTATGAGTAAAAAATTAGCAATTTATTCAGATGTTATAATTCTTGATGTAAAAGTTGGGGATGGAGCTTTTATGAAAGATTTGGAACAAGCTAAAAAATTGGCTCAAAGAATGATTGAAATTGGAAAAGGTGCTGGAAGAAAAGTTAAAGTTGTGCTTAGTAATATGGATGAACCGCTTGGACACGCAGTTGGGAATGCAAATGAAATTATTGAGGCTATTGAGTTTCTAAAAGGAAATTGTGCAGCTGACGTAAAAGAAGTTGTTTACACTATCGCAGGACTTGCCTTGAAAGAAAAGGGTGAATTAATAGAGCTTAGTGAAGCAAAAGAAAAAATTGACGAAGTAATAAAAAATGGAAGTGCGTTGCAAATATTAGCAGAATTTATTGGAGAAAGCGGTGGAAATAAAGAGCTTATAAATGACTATAACTTACTTCCGAAAGCTAACTCTGTAATGGAAATTTTTTCTGAAAATGAAGGATATGTAAAAAAAATAAAGACAGAAGAAATTGGGAAAGCTGCAATGATTATAGGTGCTGGACGTGCGAAAAAAGAAGATGAAGTTGATCATGCAGTGGGAATTAATATTTTTAGAAAAGTTGGAGAAAAAGTATCAAAAAATGAAAAAATCGCTGAAATATATTACAATGATGACAAAAATGTGCAAGATTCTAAAAATATGATTTTGGATGCATATGTAATAACATCAGAAAAAGTTGAAGAACCAAAGGCAATTTTAGAAATAATAGAATAA
- the secA gene encoding preprotein translocase subunit SecA translates to MLKKIGEKIFGTSDEREIKKMQKLVDKINEIEPLFEKLTDEQLSHKTVEFKERLEKETLDDILVEAFATVREASKRLMGMRHYDVQLIGGMILHKGCIAEMKTGEGKTLMATLPIYLNALPGKGVHVVTVNDYLAKRDRDIMAGLFEFLGLTSGVVVGNITPEQRKAAYNCDITYGTNNEFGFDYLRDNMVGELDEKVQRGHNYVIVDEVDSILIDEARTPLIISGAAEETTEWYNTFSEVAKKLKRSYKTEEIKDKKNTVIPDEDWEDYEVDEKSHTVTITDKGIKNVEKMLKIDNLYSPEYVELTHFLTQALKAKELFKLDRDYIINDDNEVIIVDEFTGRLMEGRRYSDGLHQAIEAKEKLEVAGENQTLATITLQNYFRMYEKLSGMTGTAKTEEDEFKQIYSLKVIVVPTNKPVARVDLADVIYMNKNAKYKAIARKIEELYQKGQPVLVGTASIQHSEEVSALLKKAKIPHEILNAKHHEREAEIIAQAGRFKTVTIATNMAGRGTDIKLGGDAESFATKVAVKGTPEYEDVYRAYVKECEEDKKKVLEAGGLFILGTERHESRRIDNQLRGRAGRQGDPGTSEFYLSLDDDLMRLFGGDRLKSMMKMLKIDEDEEIRHKQISKSVENAQKRIESRNFSSRKSLIEYDDVNNTQREVVYEQRDAILKNENLKELITNMISDTVDDIVHSAYVGEDNGEKDFNLLSDKLHEIFEYEVSADLANASADEISSSVYNDLVRIYDEKEEAIGEEIFRRIERYIMLEVLDSKWRQHLKDLTELREGIRLRSYGQRNPIHDYKIVAYEIYNEMIDAIKRETSSFILKLRVRSEEDTNNLTHEEVSNVRYEHEENEMIGDDISDRTPNESHRPLSRRERRERERRNV, encoded by the coding sequence ATGTTAAAAAAAATAGGAGAAAAAATATTTGGTACATCAGATGAGAGAGAAATCAAAAAAATGCAAAAATTGGTAGACAAAATTAACGAGATTGAACCACTTTTTGAAAAACTGACAGATGAGCAATTAAGCCATAAAACAGTTGAATTTAAAGAAAGATTAGAAAAAGAAACACTTGACGATATATTAGTGGAGGCATTTGCAACAGTTAGGGAAGCTTCTAAAAGACTTATGGGTATGCGTCACTATGATGTTCAGCTCATTGGTGGAATGATACTTCATAAAGGTTGCATCGCAGAAATGAAGACGGGGGAAGGAAAAACTCTGATGGCAACACTGCCAATTTATTTGAACGCATTGCCAGGTAAAGGAGTACACGTTGTAACGGTTAATGATTATCTTGCAAAACGGGATAGAGATATTATGGCAGGACTTTTTGAGTTTTTGGGATTGACTTCTGGAGTTGTTGTTGGAAACATTACACCAGAACAAAGAAAAGCTGCTTATAATTGTGATATTACTTATGGAACAAATAATGAATTTGGATTTGATTATTTGAGAGATAATATGGTTGGAGAGCTTGATGAGAAAGTACAACGTGGACATAACTACGTTATTGTCGATGAGGTAGATTCAATCCTAATTGATGAGGCAAGAACGCCACTTATTATTTCGGGAGCAGCAGAAGAAACTACAGAATGGTACAACACTTTTTCAGAAGTTGCCAAAAAATTAAAAAGAAGTTACAAAACTGAGGAAATTAAAGATAAGAAAAATACTGTAATTCCTGACGAAGATTGGGAAGATTATGAAGTTGATGAAAAATCACACACAGTTACAATTACTGATAAAGGAATTAAAAATGTTGAAAAAATGTTAAAAATCGATAATTTATATTCGCCAGAATATGTAGAACTTACTCACTTTTTAACACAAGCATTGAAAGCAAAAGAATTGTTTAAACTAGACAGAGATTACATTATAAATGATGACAATGAAGTTATTATAGTAGATGAGTTCACTGGACGTTTGATGGAAGGAAGACGTTATTCAGATGGACTACATCAAGCGATCGAAGCAAAGGAAAAATTGGAAGTTGCTGGAGAAAACCAAACTCTTGCGACAATTACATTACAAAACTATTTCAGAATGTATGAAAAATTATCAGGAATGACAGGGACTGCAAAAACAGAAGAAGATGAATTTAAACAAATTTACAGCTTAAAAGTTATTGTAGTGCCTACAAATAAACCTGTTGCTAGAGTAGATTTAGCCGATGTTATTTATATGAATAAGAATGCAAAATATAAAGCAATTGCAAGAAAAATAGAAGAACTTTACCAGAAAGGACAGCCAGTTCTTGTTGGTACAGCTTCAATTCAACATTCAGAAGAAGTATCTGCATTATTGAAAAAAGCTAAAATACCACATGAAATATTGAATGCGAAACACCATGAAAGAGAAGCAGAAATTATAGCACAAGCAGGGCGTTTCAAAACAGTAACAATTGCAACAAATATGGCAGGACGTGGAACTGATATTAAACTTGGAGGAGATGCAGAATCGTTTGCTACAAAAGTTGCTGTAAAAGGCACACCTGAGTATGAAGATGTTTACAGAGCATATGTAAAAGAATGTGAAGAAGACAAGAAAAAAGTGCTTGAAGCTGGTGGATTATTTATTTTAGGAACAGAAAGACATGAAAGTAGACGTATTGATAATCAGTTAAGAGGACGGGCAGGGCGTCAAGGAGATCCTGGAACATCAGAGTTTTATTTGTCGCTTGATGATGATTTGATGAGATTATTTGGTGGAGATAGATTAAAAAGCATGATGAAAATGTTAAAAATTGACGAAGATGAAGAAATTCGTCACAAACAAATAAGTAAATCTGTTGAAAATGCTCAAAAACGTATTGAAAGCCGAAACTTCTCATCTAGAAAGAGCCTTATCGAATATGATGATGTAAATAATACTCAAAGGGAAGTTGTTTATGAGCAAAGGGATGCTATCTTGAAAAATGAAAACTTGAAAGAGTTAATTACAAATATGATTTCAGATACTGTAGATGATATTGTGCATTCTGCCTATGTTGGTGAAGATAATGGGGAGAAAGACTTCAATTTATTATCAGATAAACTTCACGAAATATTTGAATATGAAGTTTCAGCAGATTTAGCAAATGCAAGTGCAGATGAGATTTCAAGTAGTGTTTACAATGATTTGGTAAGAATTTATGATGAAAAAGAAGAAGCAATTGGAGAAGAAATTTTTAGAAGAATTGAAAGATACATTATGCTGGAAGTACTAGATTCTAAATGGCGACAACATTTGAAAGATTTAACAGAACTGCGTGAAGGAATAAGACTACGTTCTTATGGACAAAGAAATCCTATTCATGATTATAAAATTGTGGCTTATGAGATTTATAATGAAATGATTGACGCTATAAAACGTGAAACAAGCTCGTTTATCTTAAAATTAAGAGTTCGTAGTGAAGAAGATACAAACAACTTGACTCACGAAGAAGTTTCAAATGTAAGATACGAGCATGAAGAAAATGAGATGATAGGTGATGATATTTCAGATAGAACACCAAATGAATCACACCGTCCCCTTTCAAGAAGAGAAAGAAGGGAACGTGAAAGAAGAAATGTATAA
- a CDS encoding flotillin family protein — MAFLLGNFIPISSVLLIIFVLSLVGFIRVPMDRAAFISGFKRRVVTGKLAFYLRYFERVDYLDLSLFSVDVNTSVFVPTNDFINIKADAIVKLQISQEPEILNIASKNFLNKKSEYIGESVKEVLEGNLREIIGQMNLKDMVQNRKEFNVKVQENVSPDLREMGLVVVSFAVQSFMDEKGVIDNLGIENISKISKDASIAKAQAEKEIAIAKANADKEAKDIELKVAEEIAEKTNKLEIKKADLKIESDTKKASADMTYQLETERKRKELEEVQGESNFTRETQAIKTNQAKLEAEIKVDNQIKSDAELYRKTKQAESKLIEEQREAEAILYQKTKEAEALKIMAQQEGEAMKIKAQADSESIKLKAQAEAESIKLKALAEAQSKREIGLAEAEAIKAKALAEAEGIDKKADAMKKYGNAAIMEMYFKALPEISKNVAAPLNNIDKITMYGDGNTSKLVGDITKSIAQINDGITDSTGIDLKSVLAGMLGGKIISDKEKLDSETKDNINSEKNKK, encoded by the coding sequence ATGGCATTTTTATTAGGAAATTTTATTCCGATATCGAGTGTTTTGCTAATTATTTTTGTACTTTCGCTTGTTGGATTTATTCGTGTTCCGATGGATAGGGCAGCATTTATAAGTGGATTTAAAAGAAGAGTTGTGACTGGGAAATTGGCTTTTTATTTGAGATATTTTGAAAGAGTGGATTATCTAGATCTATCGTTATTTTCTGTAGATGTTAACACTTCGGTTTTTGTTCCAACAAATGATTTTATCAATATAAAAGCTGATGCAATTGTAAAACTACAAATTTCACAAGAGCCAGAAATTTTGAATATTGCTTCTAAAAACTTTTTAAATAAAAAAAGTGAATATATTGGTGAATCTGTAAAGGAAGTGCTGGAAGGAAATTTACGTGAAATTATAGGACAAATGAACTTGAAGGATATGGTTCAAAATAGAAAAGAATTTAATGTGAAAGTTCAAGAAAATGTATCCCCAGACTTACGGGAAATGGGTCTTGTCGTAGTTTCATTTGCTGTACAGTCGTTTATGGATGAAAAAGGGGTAATTGATAATTTAGGAATTGAAAATATTTCAAAAATTTCAAAAGACGCAAGTATCGCCAAAGCACAGGCTGAAAAGGAAATTGCTATTGCAAAAGCTAATGCAGATAAAGAAGCAAAGGACATTGAATTAAAAGTAGCAGAAGAAATTGCTGAAAAAACAAATAAACTAGAAATAAAAAAAGCAGATTTAAAAATTGAGTCAGATACGAAAAAAGCCTCTGCAGATATGACTTATCAACTAGAAACTGAAAGAAAAAGAAAAGAACTGGAAGAAGTTCAGGGGGAAAGTAACTTTACTCGTGAAACACAGGCAATAAAAACAAATCAGGCAAAATTAGAAGCTGAAATCAAAGTAGATAATCAAATAAAATCGGATGCAGAACTTTATAGAAAGACGAAACAGGCTGAAAGTAAACTGATTGAAGAACAAAGAGAAGCCGAAGCAATCCTTTACCAAAAGACGAAAGAAGCTGAAGCCTTGAAAATAATGGCACAACAGGAGGGAGAAGCTATGAAAATCAAAGCACAAGCTGATTCTGAAAGTATAAAATTAAAGGCTCAAGCAGAAGCAGAAAGTATTAAATTAAAAGCATTGGCAGAAGCTCAAAGTAAACGTGAAATAGGACTTGCTGAAGCTGAAGCAATAAAAGCAAAAGCTCTTGCTGAAGCCGAAGGAATAGATAAAAAAGCTGATGCAATGAAAAAATATGGAAATGCCGCAATTATGGAAATGTACTTTAAAGCACTGCCAGAAATTTCAAAAAATGTTGCTGCTCCACTTAATAATATTGATAAAATAACGATGTATGGTGATGGAAATACTTCTAAATTAGTTGGAGATATTACAAAATCAATTGCTCAAATTAATGATGGTATTACAGATTCAACAGGAATTGATTTAAAATCTGTATTGGCTGGAATGCTGGGAGGAAAAATAATTTCTGATAAAGAAAAACTAGATTCTGAAACTAAGGATAATATTAATTCTGAAAAAAATAAGAAATAA
- the grpE gene encoding nucleotide exchange factor GrpE, which yields MKIMKKEEMEEKGNINWKVEHSDNNRIDEILENIENINTKLDGMNELFLKKIQSTSFEKEIADKLHKEIQEYRNDLHFQLIKPLIFDLINMKESMKRGLGNFKEKTDEEKLKLLQSYIEEIEMILDNNDIEIYDTNNEENLDFDGKKQKIIKKIDTSDKQLHGKIYNILSSGYMYKGKVIFPEKVEVYIHQKDEENDKMKGE from the coding sequence ATGAAAATTATGAAAAAAGAGGAGATGGAAGAAAAGGGAAATATTAATTGGAAAGTTGAACACAGTGATAATAATAGAATTGATGAAATATTAGAAAATATTGAAAATATTAATACTAAGCTAGATGGAATGAATGAATTATTTTTGAAAAAAATTCAGAGTACGAGTTTTGAAAAAGAAATTGCGGATAAACTTCACAAAGAAATTCAAGAATATAGGAATGATTTACATTTTCAGCTTATAAAGCCTCTTATATTTGATTTGATAAACATGAAGGAAAGTATGAAAAGAGGTTTGGGAAATTTTAAGGAAAAAACGGATGAGGAAAAGTTAAAATTACTTCAAAGTTATATTGAAGAAATCGAAATGATTCTTGATAACAATGATATAGAAATTTATGATACAAATAATGAGGAAAATTTAGATTTTGATGGGAAAAAGCAAAAAATAATAAAAAAAATCGACACTTCAGATAAACAACTACATGGTAAAATTTATAATATTTTGAGTAGTGGTTATATGTACAAAGGAAAAGTAATTTTTCCTGAAAAAGTAGAAGTTTATATTCATCAAAAAGACGAAGAAAATGATAAAATGAAGGGAGAATAA